DNA from Saccharomyces cerevisiae S288C chromosome V, complete sequence:
GCAATGGCTTCCATTTCCATGTCAACGCCTAATGGCAATGCTGCAACAGCAACGCATGATCTGGCAGGTTTGTGAGTATTGAAGTACTTGGCGTAAACGGAGTTAAACTCAGCAAAGTGATTGATATCTGCCAAGAAAATGTTAACTTTTACGACCCTGTCCAATGAGGAATTGCTTGCTTCTAGAACATTCTTAATGTTTTGAATCACCTGTTCAGCCTTATCAGCAATGGAACCTTCAACTAACTTGTTGTCTGGGGTCACTGGAATTTGGCCagaaaggaaaatcaaATTGTTCACTTTCATGGCATGGGAGTATGAAGCCGCAGCAGCTGGAGCGGATTCACAAATAACGGGAGTTAGCGTGGTGACCATAATTCTAATGTAATGATGATGTTCGAAGggtaaattttctttcgcTTTTTCGTGGAAACCAAATATCAAAGTTGTTCCTTATCATGTATCCGTTTGATAATGAAGTAAATtagtatttcttttgtagGTCAGCAGCTCGCGCTATGGAGAAAGGAGTTATAATGAAACCACGTGAGCACGATGAAATAGCAATATGTTACTATTGATTACCGGATTAGAATGGTTAAAATGGTGAAATAAGAAGAATGATTATTGTGTGCTCAGTATCGGTTGAAACCACTAGTTTTGGCGCTTGACTCCACTCGTGAGTCATGTTTGGACTATATATGTGCcttgaatatatataaatatatatattgcTATATGATCCCGCTGTTTCCAAGAGTAGTAATTACTAGACGGCTGTTGGCATATGTCAATGAGAGATTAGTGTACTCTTCGTACCATCAATCCGCCCATAATCTTCTAAGTGATCTTCCGATCGTATCCATCGAACTTTACTAAAGGCTCTTTTCGGGGTTACCCCTAAATTTTCAGTATTTGATTTGTATTAATGTTTAGCATTCAGGTAGTCGTAGTAAACGGACACATTTGACATTCAACGACGGTACACACGGTAGGAGACGTCAATTTCGGCTGAGATGAGTAGGGCTAGCAAGATAACGTTTGCAGCTTCCTGTCTGATAACGGCAGCGACGGTAGTGGGCGTGCATTATGTGCAAGAAATGGAAAGGGAAACTTTGCATCAGGGTCCGATAAAAGATGCTAAACGAGTCGAAGAAAAGAGGTTGAGAAAGACAAACGGAGTTGCATCATTAGATCCcacaaaagaaaggaaaaggtACTTCAATATGAGTGAACACGAGGAACAAAAAGAGTTGCGAAAGAAGTATGAGACCATGCAACCGCTTAGTGGAGAAGTTGTGACCAAAGATGGAGAGGTGGTTAAAGAATCTAAGAAATAAACACCTGTCGGCAGTAGTTTACCTCTCTATTATAGACTACTCTTgtttgtatatatgtaaGAATCGTGTaattattttcaagaagCCTTCAAATTGAAGGAATAATCTAAAACTCGAATAATATCAATGTTAATCAATAACTATAATCAAGACCTTAATGTGCCTGCTTGCCCCTTTGGGGATTTTACCtctattttgaaattccaTTCAATCAATCTCTCGACGATCTCTAAGGTAAGATCTCGCCTTGATGTggctctttttcttccgcCCTTGCGGAAAAAATCTGAATGAACGTAATTTACCTAAGAGATAACAAGGCTAACCTTGATAGAACCTTAAAAAACAGTATTGGTAATTGCAATAGCACCAACCGTAAGTGAGCTAAACTAGTGAAAGATTTTCTAAATCATAACGCGCGGAATTCCAGTTAATATATTACGTAGTCATCCCTCATCATAGaactgttttttttttttgcaaagTATTGAACCAGTTATTAGTTAAGTTAATTGTAGCAAATAGCGCCGGTATGTCTATCAAAGGTGATTCCCCCTCATCAACAAATGCCAGTAGTAGTCCGAAGTCTACATATTCAATACAATCGGATGATAAAGCAAACCTTGGCAGTGGTAACGTCGATATACGTACAGATAATTCACAACAGGACAGTAATAATAGACGCGATATTGTGGTAGTGACGAGGGTAGCTTCTGAAGAGACTTTAGAATCACAATCATCTACTTCATCAATGGGAATTAGACCAGAATCATCTTTTAACTATGAGGATGCTTCTAACCAAGCTAGGGTCGAAATGAATAACAGGGTACATGGCTCAAATATGAACACAATTAACAAATATTATCCAGTACGATTCCCAAAGAATAACGAAAGGCAATTGAGCGACACAAATAATTTAAATGAGAAAGTGCAAGGCACACATACAGTTCAATCATCCACCCAGGAAGACAAAATACTCGACGGTGACACAAGCAACTCACAAGTAACCCCGTCTTTGAACATTGCAGAGTTTCCCACAGACAAGCTTCTTAAAATGCTGACAGCGTTACTAACTAAAATTATTAAGTCAAATGATAGGACGGCAGCGACAAATCCTAGTTTGACACAAGAGATTGAGAATGGTAGGTGTCTTGCTTTAAGTGacaatgaaaagaaatacttAAGCCCCGTTCTGGGGTTTAGAGGGAAGCACGTACCACAAATTGGTCTTGACCAATATTTCCAGAGGATCCAGAAATATTGCCCCACAACGAATGATGTATTTTTATCGCTCCTCGTGTACTTTGATAGAATATCCAAGAGATGCAATAGTGTCACTACGACCCCTAAAACTAATACTGCAAAACATGAATCTCCCTCAAATGAAAGCTCTCTAGATAAAGCTAACAGGGGCGCTGACAAAATGTCCGCATGTAACAGTAacgaaaataatgaaaatgacgattcagatgatgaaaatacaGGAGTTCAAAGGGATTCAAGGGCTCATCCTCAAATGTTCGTAATGGATTCACATAATATTCACAGATTAATCATAGCAGGTATTACTGTCAGTACGAAGTTTCTGAGCGATTTCTTCTATAGCAATTCAAGATACTCAAGGGTAGGTGGGATATCTTTACAAGAACTCAACCATTTGGAACTGCAGTTTCTAGTTTTGTGTGATTTTGAACTTTTGATATCAGTCAATGAATTGCAGAGATACGCGGACTTACTATACAGGTTTTGGAACAACGCAAAAGCTCAATCGCAAGCACTAGTTACGGGCATGTAGAAATGCGTAATATGCAAGTAGATATATTTACATACACAGTTTCTCTCAAAGGTAGTAATTATCTTATGTGTTAACGTACGGTTGCTAAGAAATAAGCATGGTAACTTTCTTAGGTAATTCTTTGGTATTAAGATATATTCTGAATTACGGTTTGGACTACTTTATTGTTCAGAGATAAGAAACATGTTGAGCAGCACTTTATGGTGTTGCTATATTCCCGTTCAAatacaacagcaacaaaaaATGCTTATCCCTCATCAAATtgaacagaaaaaaaaaaaccatattattttattcaaGCTTATCGCATGATAGACTGTATATGGAGCAGTCAAAATTGACTGCTAACTgagttttcattttggaaATCTTATCATTTTGCGTTCACCGATTCTAACTTATTTTCATCACGAATACGAGAAGGGCAAAGGTGCCGGCGTCATTATGTGAcggaaagaaaaattcgataaggccttttttttttcactcaTCGTATTGCCAAGCAATTTTAGTCAGAAGTAAcacgtatatatataaggGCGTAGACGTCCCTCTTAACAGATACTCTGTAGTCCGTGCTAACGTAAACACAGCATTAAAAGTGCTTGTTACTTCACTATTATTAGCATTGAGGCGCGTGTGCTCGGAAAACCTACCATATTATAAAAGGGCTAACAAATATGCCTCAAACGCACGAAATGTCCCTGAACGGCACTCAATACTTAAAATATGAACTTAAAGACCTTGAGTCTCGAGCTCACGATGCAAAGACTCCTTCAACAAATGAATTCTATGATGATGTAGAATCGCACGGAACAGAAGAATTAGTTGAAGCTAAACTGTCGTTTTTGAACAGAATTGCTGCTGGTTTAAGTGCCGAGACAAAGGGTATTGAACCGATtacagaagatgaaaaaactGATGATTCTATACTGAACGCTGCATCTATGTGGTTTTCAGCAAATATGGTTCTGCCTGCTTATGCCATTGGCGCCCTAGGGCCTATGGTGTTTGATCTAAATTTCGGCCAAAGCGTTTtcgttattattttctttaacctCTTAGGCTTGGTATCAgttgctttcttttctgttttcGGTGCAGAGCTGGGCCTAAGACAGATGATTTTGTCTAGATATTTAGTTGGCAATATCGCAGCCAGGATCTTCtctttcatcaattttattGCCTGTATCGGTTGGGGTATCGTTAATACCGTAGCAAGCTCGCAAGTCCTGAATATGGTTAACCCCGGTCATCAATGTCCTCTCTGGGCTGGTTGTATAGTTATTATCGGTGCTACTGTAATTGTAACTTTTTTCGGCTATGGAGTCATTCATGCTTACGAGAAATGGGCGTGGGTACCAAATTTTGCCGTTTTTTTGGTAATAATTGCTCGTTTGGCAAGGtctaaaaaatttgtccTTGGGGAGTGGACATCTGGTCCTACTACAGCAGGTAACGTGCTTTCATTTGGATCAACAGTTTATGGGTTTGCTGCAGGCTGGACAACATATGCGGCTGACTATACCGTTTATATGCCAAGGAAAACGAACAAgtataaaatttttttctcgcTTGTAGTTGGGTTAGCAACACCATTATATTTTACTATGATACTTGGTGCAGCTGTAGCAATGGCAGCTATCGGCGATCCAGCCTGGAAGACGTATTATGACGAAAATTCCATAGGTGGTTTAACTTTTGCCGTTCTTGTCCCTAATTCTGTTCACGGATTCGGTCAGTTCTGTTGCGTGTTATTGTCTCTGTCCACTATCGCTAATAATGTTCCCAACATGTATACTATTGCTTTATCGGTGCAAGCCACGTGGGAACCTCTTGCGAAAGTCCCAAGAGTTATTTGGACTTTATTAGGCAATGCGGCCGCACTGGGTATTGCCATTCCTGCCTGCTACTATTTTTCTACCTTCATGAATTACTTCATGGATTCCATAGGTTATTATTTGGCTATTTATATTGCCATTGCATGTTCAGAGCATTTTATTTATAGGCGTTCCTTCAGTGCTTACAATGTTGATGATTGGGATAGTTGGGAACGTCTACCTATCGGCATTGCAGGTACTGCTGCCTTAATTGTTGGTGCCTTTGGCGTAGCGTTGGGTATGTGCCAAACTTATTGGGTTGGCGAGATCAGCCGTTTGATCGGAGACTACGGTGGTGATATTGGATTCGAGTTAGGACTAAGTTGGGCATTTATAGTTTACAACATTGCTAGACCCTTTGAGCTCAAGTACTTTGGTCGTTAACGAAAGTTCATTTAAATGTTTCGCTATTTTAGTCTTTGTAATGTAACATAAATGGCTCTAGTATGCaaatcattaaaaaatagCATGTATGTTAATTAAATTATCACGGCTCATTCATTTGAGTTGATAACGCAATTCTGATAAGCATATCACGTGACTGTGGTTCTAAGAGTTACTCCGATCGCCAGTAAATACTTTATGAGACGTTGCATTATTTCTGTTTAGTTgataaattttgatttctaGTCTGTTGAAAGCCTAATGCATGCAGATGACATAAATGTAGTCTGTTTTTGCACTGGTGATTTGTAAACCAGACAAATATATAACATGATAACCAAATTGTTTGTTATAAGATACGCTTGTCAGATTGAAATGGAGGGTGTTTCAGAAGGTGACTAAAATATCGAAGAAAAGTATGCCAGAAAAGTTAGCCATGTCAATGGTCGATATAAAAGATGCGGGGAGTGAACTAAGGGACCTCGAATCTGGAGCTCTGGACACAAAATCTTCCGCCGCTGATGTATACTATGAGGGTGTAGAATTGCATAGAACCAACGAATTCATTGATAATAAGCCgtcctttttcaataggATTGCAGCTGCTTTAAATGCTGAGACGAAAGGTATTGAACCAGTtacagaagatgaaaaaaatgatgacTCGATACTCAATGCCGCCACTATATGGTTTTCAGCTAATATGGTGATTGTAGCCTATTCCGTAGGTGCCTTGGGTCCTCTAGTATTTGGCCTAAATTTCGGCCAAAGTGTTTTagttatcatttttttcaatattttggGTTTGATCCCTGTTGCATTATTCTCACTTTTTGGGGTAGAACTGGGCCTAAGACAGATGATTCTATCGAGATATTTGGCTGGTAACATCACAGCAAGATTTTTCTCTCTTGTTAATGTCATTGCTTGTGTCGGTTGGTGTGttttaaatatttctgTTTCTGCTCAACTTTTGAATATGGTGAATGAAGGCTCTGGGCACAACTGTCCTATTTGGGCAGGTTGTTTGATTATTGCTGGTGGTACCGTGCTTGTGACTTTTTTTGGTTACAGTGTCGTTCATGCATACGAAAAATGGTCGTGGGTACCCAATTTTGCTGCCTTTTTGGTCATTATTGCCCAACTATCGAGATCAGGAAAATTTAAAGGTGGTGAATGGGTAGGGGGTGCAACTACTGCAGGTGgtgttctttcttttggttCATCTGTTTTTGGGTCAGCTGCGGGTTGGGCGACTTATGCAGCAGATTACACTGTTTATATGCCAAAGACCACAAGTaaatacaaaatttttttttccgtaGTAGCCGGTCTAGCGTTCCCTCTATTTTTCACCATGATTCTTGGTGCTGCTTGCGGTATGGCGGCCCTTAATGACCCAACCTGGAAGTCATATTATGATAAAAACGCCATGGGTGGTGTCATATATGCTATCCTGGTCCCTAACTCTCTAAACGGATTCGGTCAATTCTGCTGTGTTTTGTTGGCTCTTTCAACTGTTGCTAATAATGTCCCTGGAATGTACACTGTCGCTTTATCCGCTCAAGCTTTGTGGGCACCTTTGGCTAAAATACCAAGAGTAGTCTGGACAATGGCAGGTAATGCTGCCACTTTAGGTATTTCCATCCCTGCTACCTATTACTTTGACGGCTTTATGGAGAATTTTATGGATTCCATTGGTTATTATTTGGCTATTTATATTGCCATTGCATGTTCAGAGCATTTTATTTATAGGCGTTCCTTCAGTGCTTACAATATTGATGATTGGGATAATTGGGAGCATCTACCTATCGGTATCGCAGGTACTGCTGCCTTAATTGCTGGTGCCTTTGGAGTAGCGTTGGGTATGTGCCAAACTTATTGGGTTGGTGAGATCAGTCGTTTGATCGGAGAGTACGGCGGTGACATTGGGTTCGAGTTAGGCGGAAGTTGGGCGTTCATCATCTATAACATTGTAAGACCTTTAGAACTCAAATATTTCGGTCGATGACTAAATGTTAATTGATTAATATTTTTGCTAATCATTGAAATGATTGGTTTTAATGGATAAATCTCGACATTCGAATAGATAGCATATAATTCAAAAACGATTATAATGggatatatatataagtttaataatattaactCCCTTCCCATTTCTTGAAGAGAAGAGATGTGTTAACTCCTCCAAATCCGAAGCTGTTGCATAATGCGTACTTCGGATTAGCTCCCACAATAGGTTTGTCTCTTATGAAATGTAGCTTATCGGCCTCGTTATTTTCTAGAGTCAGAACATTGTCCAGGTTTAAGGTATGCGGCATCTTATCATCCTTCAAGGAACAAATTGTAAATATACTTTCTACGGCGCCAGCTGCACCTAAAAGATGGCCAATTGCACCTTTGTTACTGGATATGTACAGTGGCTTGCTTTTGGATCTTCCTGGTAAGAGTGCTGAGGCTACTGCCAGACACTCTGCTTTATCGCCTAGTAAAGTTGATGTAGCATGTGCATTGACGTAGTCAACATCAGTTGGTTCTAATCTAGCCATTTTTAGAGCCATCTCTATTGCTCTTTTGGCACCATTTCCATCAGCAGGAGGGGAGGTAATATGGCAGGCATCACTGCTTAAACCATAGCCCACGAGCTCAGAAATTATGTTTGCATTTCTCTTTTGAGCATGTTCTAGCGATTCCATGACAATCATTCCGCATCCTTCACCAAGTACGAATCCAGAACGTTGTGTATCAAAGGGTCTAGAGATCCCGTTTGTAGTAATCGACTTTGCTCTGATGAAACCTGCTAAACTTAACGGATGCAAACTCGTTTCACTTGCACCGGCGACACAGATGTCTTGCATGCCTAACCGAATAAAATTGAATGCATCGCCAATGGAGTTATTACCTGTTGCGCATGCTGTGGAAACACTATGGGATAATCCTCTAAGGTTAAACTTGATGGAAACATTACCAGCTGCCATATTTGTAAGGATTTTAGGGACGAAATATGgatttattcttttattgTCGTTATGGAATTGTAGAGAAGTTTGGTATATGTCTTGAATGGATCCTATACCAGAACCTATCAGGCAACCAAAGTGATCCAGATTGCACAGAGATGTATTGATGGTTATATCATTTGGGTTCAAGAGACCAGCATTGTGAAGCGCTTCATAAGTTGTACGTAGTGCTAGCTTGATAAAGCTTGAGGTTCTTCTCTCATCCTGGCTAGTGAACAGCAGTTTATTGATGGCTGAATTTTCGTTTTGAAAATTCTCTGGAATCTTCCCCACTGTTATCGTTGATGGGATACTTTTTTCTCTGAGTTTGTAGTCCTCATTATAGTTGGGCAAAGATGTGATTGGTGTGAGTCCATTTTTGGAAGAGAGCAGATTCCCCCATGACTCACTTAATGATCTTCCCAACGGCGTTACACAGCCCAATCCTGTGATAACCACTCTTCTTGACATTTCTTTACTAGAAATTAAATTTTAATCCGTTGTGGCTCCTGTCACTTTCAAGTTGCTAATAACCTGATAACGTTTAAGGATTTtacttccttttttatcatttatttttctgaGATGAGACAGAGTCAGAAATAATAGCACACTATatgttttaaaaaaaaaaatctatcTACGTATTTATTTAATCAATAAGATGTGATTTTATAAATGTGTCGTTTTTTAGCATCATTACTTGTTTTGTGGCGAATATAGAATAGGACTGTATCTGAGAATTATTACTCAAATATGTTCGATTTTAGAGGATTACCATTTCAACAGATCGTCCTTAGCATATAAGTAGTCGTCAAAAATGAATTCAACTTCGTCTGTTTCGGCATTGTAGCCGCCAACTCTGATGGATTCGTGGTTTTTGACAATGATGTCACAgcctttttcctttagGAAGTCCAAGTCGAAAGTAGTGGCAATACCAATGATCTTACAACCGGCGGCTTTTCCGGCGGCAATACCTGCTGGAGCGTCTTCAAATACTACTACCTTAGATTTGGAAGGGTCTTGCTCATTGATCGGATATCCTAAGCCATTCCTGCCCTTCAGATATGGTTCTGGATGAGGCTTACCCTGTTTGACATCATTAGCGGTAATGAAGTACTTTGGTCTCCTGATTCCCAGATGCTCGAACCATTTTTGTGCCATATCACGGGTACCGGAAGTTGCCACAGCCCATTTCTCTTTTGGTAGAGCGTTCAAAGCGTTGCACAGCTTAACTGCACCTGGGACTTCAATGGATTTTTCACCGTACTTGACCGGAATTTCAGCTTCTAATTTGTTAACATACTCTTCATTGGCAAAGTCTGGAGCGAACTTAGCAATGGCATCAAACGTTCTCCAACCATGCGAGACTTGGATAACGTGTTCAGCATCGAAATAAGGTTTGTCCTTACCGAAATCCCTCCAGAATGCAGCAATGGCTGGTTGAGAGATGATAATGGTACCGTCGACGTCGAACAAAGCGGCGTTAACTTTCAAAGATAGAGGTTTAGTAGTCAATCCCATTCCgaatattgtttttattgttttatgTTTTTCCACTGATCTGGTAAACACTAGCTGGTTGGCGCTATTAATATGAAAAGAGTTAGACCAAATTGAGTAGAAAAGAAACCTTTGGCAATCCTAACTATGTTGTTTTAGCTTGTGTATTTAAGcgcatatatatatatttctgaaaatgacaacatcaaaagaaacgaaCTTATttagaataaaaagaaacgacTTGGCTTCTTATTATTCCTACTTTACGTCACGTGGGAGGCCCGTTTAGGGGGGCAGCTATGTAGTTTTTCCGAGCGTACTTTCTTTCAGCATCCGAAAAGTCCTCACTTGACGGCTTACACGGAAACGCCGCGGATTGTGGGGCACAGATGATGACGCAGACGGAACACTGCAGAAATCTTTTTACCTTGTCGTTAAAGACGATATTAGAGAGAAGAGTTTGGCTGGGGACAAAGTGCCAGCTTTTCGTTCAGGGCGAGGTGCCAAAATACTTGAGAAGGCCAAACCCCAAAGGACAGGGCCAAATACGTACGCTACGGTAATATCTAATGGGAGAGGGTATAACATTGACCATTTTCGAAGGAGGCATAGGAATTTAGACGCTGATGGATGTTATCAATATTGAAGTTTTTCACCGTTTCCCTCTTTCTCTGCTCCTTTAAAGAACGCAAAGTCTCCTCTTGAGAGAAAGCAGACGATTGGAATTGGTATCTTTCACGTAGCATTGCTTAACCTACGGCCATATTAATGATATGAAGTCATATGAAAATGGCCGAGGCCAGCGGTTCATTCGAGgatatatattttattacCCGGCGTCTCTAGCCGAAGTAAGAAAACACAATGCAACCAGCGTTGGTGGAAGGGCGTGATAATGCTGAATGGGAGAAGAAAGTTGAATAGTGACTCTTCAAATGTGTCCTTTCAGGATGCGCTACTTTCAGAAGTTACAAAGATATCTGTATATTGaatagaatttttttcaccacTAGAATTGTTCTTGGAGCCAGCACAAGCACTTACAATGGCAGATTATTCTTCCCTTACTgttgttcaattgaaagATTTACTGACCAAGAGAAATCTGTCTGTAGGCGGATTGAAGAATGAACTAGTTCAAAGACTGATAAAG
Protein-coding regions in this window:
- the CEM1 gene encoding fatty acid synthase CEM1 (Mitochondrial beta-keto-acyl synthase; possible role in fatty acid synthesis; required for mitochondrial respiration; human homolog OXSM can complement yeast cem1 null mutant), which produces MSRRVVITGLGCVTPLGRSLSESWGNLLSSKNGLTPITSLPNYNEDYKLREKSIPSTITVGKIPENFQNENSAINKLLFTSQDERRTSSFIKLALRTTYEALHNAGLLNPNDITINTSLCNLDHFGCLIGSGIGSIQDIYQTSLQFHNDNKRINPYFVPKILTNMAAGNVSIKFNLRGLSHSVSTACATGNNSIGDAFNFIRLGMQDICVAGASETSLHPLSLAGFIRAKSITTNGISRPFDTQRSGFVLGEGCGMIVMESLEHAQKRNANIISELVGYGLSSDACHITSPPADGNGAKRAIEMALKMARLEPTDVDYVNAHATSTLLGDKAECLAVASALLPGRSKSKPLYISSNKGAIGHLLGAAGAVESIFTICSLKDDKMPHTLNLDNVLTLENNEADKLHFIRDKPIVGANPKYALCNSFGFGGVNTSLLFKKWEGS
- the FCY21 gene encoding purine-cytosine permease (Putative purine-cytosine permease; very similar to Fcy2p but cannot substitute for its function) — protein: MPQTHEMSLNGTQYLKYELKDLESRAHDAKTPSTNEFYDDVESHGTEELVEAKLSFLNRIAAGLSAETKGIEPITEDEKTDDSILNAASMWFSANMVLPAYAIGALGPMVFDLNFGQSVFVIIFFNLLGLVSVAFFSVFGAELGLRQMILSRYLVGNIAARIFSFINFIACIGWGIVNTVASSQVLNMVNPGHQCPLWAGCIVIIGATVIVTFFGYGVIHAYEKWAWVPNFAVFLVIIARLARSKKFVLGEWTSGPTTAGNVLSFGSTVYGFAAGWTTYAADYTVYMPRKTNKYKIFFSLVVGLATPLYFTMILGAAVAMAAIGDPAWKTYYDENSIGGLTFAVLVPNSVHGFGQFCCVLLSLSTIANNVPNMYTIALSVQATWEPLAKVPRVIWTLLGNAAALGIAIPACYYFSTFMNYFMDSIGYYLAIYIAIACSEHFIYRRSFSAYNVDDWDSWERLPIGIAGTAALIVGAFGVALGMCQTYWVGEISRLIGDYGGDIGFELGLSWAFIVYNIARPFELKYFGR
- the GPP2 gene encoding glycerol-1-phosphatase GPP2 (DL-glycerol-3-phosphate phosphatase involved in glycerol biosynthesis; also known as glycerol-1-phosphatase; induced in response to hyperosmotic or oxidative stress, and during diauxic shift; GPP2 has a paralog, GPP1, that arose from the whole genome duplication), translated to MGLTTKPLSLKVNAALFDVDGTIIISQPAIAAFWRDFGKDKPYFDAEHVIQVSHGWRTFDAIAKFAPDFANEEYVNKLEAEIPVKYGEKSIEVPGAVKLCNALNALPKEKWAVATSGTRDMAQKWFEHLGIRRPKYFITANDVKQGKPHPEPYLKGRNGLGYPINEQDPSKSKVVVFEDAPAGIAAGKAAGCKIIGIATTFDLDFLKEKGCDIIVKNHESIRVGGYNAETDEVEFIFDDYLYAKDDLLKW
- the PET117 gene encoding Pet117p (Assembly factor that couples heme a synthesis to complex IV assembly; regulates the oligomerization state of the Cox15p heme a synthase, and couples this to the assembly of the cytochrome C oxidase complex (complex IV)), with translation MSRASKITFAASCLITAATVVGVHYVQEMERETLHQGPIKDAKRVEEKRLRKTNGVASLDPTKERKRYFNMSEHEEQKELRKKYETMQPLSGEVVTKDGEVVKESKK
- the FCY22 gene encoding purine-cytosine permease (Putative purine-cytosine permease; very similar to Fcy2p but cannot substitute for its function); this encodes MPEKLAMSMVDIKDAGSELRDLESGALDTKSSAADVYYEGVELHRTNEFIDNKPSFFNRIAAALNAETKGIEPVTEDEKNDDSILNAATIWFSANMVIVAYSVGALGPLVFGLNFGQSVLVIIFFNILGLIPVALFSLFGVELGLRQMILSRYLAGNITARFFSLVNVIACVGWCVLNISVSAQLLNMVNEGSGHNCPIWAGCLIIAGGTVLVTFFGYSVVHAYEKWSWVPNFAAFLVIIAQLSRSGKFKGGEWVGGATTAGGVLSFGSSVFGSAAGWATYAADYTVYMPKTTSKYKIFFSVVAGLAFPLFFTMILGAACGMAALNDPTWKSYYDKNAMGGVIYAILVPNSLNGFGQFCCVLLALSTVANNVPGMYTVALSAQALWAPLAKIPRVVWTMAGNAATLGISIPATYYFDGFMENFMDSIGYYLAIYIAIACSEHFIYRRSFSAYNIDDWDNWEHLPIGIAGTAALIAGAFGVALGMCQTYWVGEISRLIGEYGGDIGFELGGSWAFIIYNIVRPLELKYFGR
- the PCL6 gene encoding Pcl6p (Pho85p cyclin of the Pho80p subfamily; forms the major Glc8p kinase together with Pcl7p and Pho85p; involved in the control of glycogen storage by Pho85p; stabilized by Elongin C binding; PCL6 has a paralog, PCL7, that arose from the whole genome duplication), whose translation is MSIKGDSPSSTNASSSPKSTYSIQSDDKANLGSGNVDIRTDNSQQDSNNRRDIVVVTRVASEETLESQSSTSSMGIRPESSFNYEDASNQARVEMNNRVHGSNMNTINKYYPVRFPKNNERQLSDTNNLNEKVQGTHTVQSSTQEDKILDGDTSNSQVTPSLNIAEFPTDKLLKMLTALLTKIIKSNDRTAATNPSLTQEIENGRCLALSDNEKKYLSPVLGFRGKHVPQIGLDQYFQRIQKYCPTTNDVFLSLLVYFDRISKRCNSVTTTPKTNTAKHESPSNESSLDKANRGADKMSACNSNENNENDDSDDENTGVQRDSRAHPQMFVMDSHNIHRLIIAGITVSTKFLSDFFYSNSRYSRVGGISLQELNHLELQFLVLCDFELLISVNELQRYADLLYRFWNNAKAQSQALVTGM
- the HMF1 gene encoding putative isoleucine biosynthesis protein HMF1 (Member of the p14.5 protein family; functionally complements Mmf1p function when targeted to mitochondria; heat shock inducible; high-dosage growth inhibitor; forms a homotrimer in vitro; HMF1 has a paralog, MMF1, that arose from the whole genome duplication), with translation MVTTLTPVICESAPAAAASYSHAMKVNNLIFLSGQIPVTPDNKLVEGSIADKAEQVIQNIKNVLEASNSSLDRVVKVNIFLADINHFAEFNSVYAKYFNTHKPARSCVAVAALPLGVDMEMEAIAAERD